From a region of the Besnoitia besnoiti strain Bb-Ger1 chromosome I, whole genome shotgun sequence genome:
- a CDS encoding acylphosphatase family protein (encoded by transcript BESB_002560), which produces MAHGSGGFSLGGEKDGMVSVKFEVHGRVQGVFFRAHTQEQAQQMGLTGWVQNMPGGTVMGEVQGSSGHVEKMLHWLRHVGSPQSRIDKLDIVERKVIAEPAFASFEVRRRKR; this is translated from the coding sequence ATGGCACACGGTTCAGGCGGGTTTTCTCTCGGGGGTGAGAAGGACGGAATGGTGTCTGTGAAATTCGAGGTGCATGGCCGCGTTCAAGGTGTGTTTTTTCGAGCCCACACGCAGGAACAAGCTCAGCAGATGGGCTTGACGGGGTGGGTTCAGAACATGCCGGGGGGTACCGTCATGGGAGAGGTGCAAGGATCGAGCGGTCACGTTGAGAAGATGCTCCATTGGCTTCGGCACGTCGGGAGTCCCCAGAGTCGGATTGACAAATTGGATATAGTCGAAAGAAAAGTGATAGCGGAGCCAGCGTTCGCTTCCTTTGAAGTaaggcgaaggaagcgcTGA
- a CDS encoding peptidylprolyl isomerase (encoded by transcript BESB_002550), whose translation MSGSPPDQVRCMHVLIKHNGSRNPVSRRTNQPVTKSKDQARAELQAIQASGLSPENFTQFASQYSDCGSFQRGGDLGFFTRGMMQKPFEDASFALQVGEISGIVDTDSGLHIIFRIA comes from the coding sequence ATGTCTGGTTCGCCACCCGATCAGGTGCGCTGCATGCACGTGCTGATAAAGCACAACGGGTCAAGAAATCCGGTTTCTCGCCGCACCAACCAGCCTGTTACTAAGTCCAAAGACCAGGCCCGGGCTGAATTGCAGGCTATTCAGGCCAGTGGCCTTTCTCCTGAGAACTTCACGCAGTTTGCAAGTCAATACAGCGACTGTGGCTCGTTTCAGAGAGGGGGCGACCTGGGCTTTTTCACACGAGGAATGATGCAAAAGCCATTCGAAGACGCGTCATTCGCTTTGCAGGTTGGGGAAATTAGTGGCATTGTTGACACTGATTCGGGCTTGCATATTATTTTCAGAATCGCATGA